The Coffea arabica cultivar ET-39 chromosome 8e, Coffea Arabica ET-39 HiFi, whole genome shotgun sequence genome window below encodes:
- the LOC140012673 gene encoding uncharacterized protein, translating to MTKLVLSDRLARWYLQFQQFKILYGAAKAIKGQVLADFLADYPMPAEWELIDELLDEEVFMIESSWSMYFDGATHHDGTGVGVIFYTPQANILLYSFTLTRQCSNNVAEYQALILGFEIAVDMKQLHLRVYGDSKLVINQFLGIYDVKKLELIPYYKCARQLMGYLDNVTIEHISRKFSQQADSLARLASMITLSSHRNQMSICQNWVIPPMFNEEDNGGEENAYHIFVHEIEKEDWRHFIIDYLNHGKLPEDPKKRVDIRRRAPRFIYYKGTLYQKSFDGIFLRCLGEDEALQAMEETHSGICGAHQFGPKLHFALKE from the coding sequence ATGACAAAACTTGTACTGTCCGACCGACTTGCGAGATGGTACCTTCAATTTCAACAATTTAAAATTCTTTATGGAGCTGCGAAGGCTATCAAAGGACAAGTATTGGCAGACTTTCTGGCTGATTATCCCATGCCTGCCGAATGGGAGTTGATTGATGAACTCCTCGATGAGGAAGTGTTTATGATCGAATCTTCGTGGTCGATGTATTTCGATGGAGCTACTCACCATGATGGAACTGGTGTAGGAGTTATCTTTTATACCCCTCAAGCAAACATATTACTGTACTCTTTCACTTTAACACGTCAATGTTCAAACAATGTGGCCGAATATCAGGCGTTAATTCTCGGTTTTGAAATAGCTGTAGACATGAAGCAGTTGCATCTTAGGGTCTATGGGGATTCTAAATTAGTGATAAATCAATTTCTTGGTATTTACGATGTTAAGAAACTTGAATTGATCCCATATTATAAGTGTGCAAGACAGCTCATGGGATATTTAGACAATGTCACTATAGAACATatctctagaaaattcagtcaACAAGCTGACTCTTTGGCAAGGTTGGCATCCATGATCACTCTGTCTTCTCATCGAAATCAAATGTCAATATGTCAAAATTGGGTCATACCTCCAATGTTCAATGAAGAAGACAATGGTGGGGAAGAGAATGCTTATCATATTTTCGTCCATGAAATTGAAAAGGAGGATTGGCGCCATTTCATCATTGATTACCTTAATCATGGAAAGTTACCAGAAGATCCCAAGAAAAGGGTTGATATACGCCGACGAGCGCCACGTTTCATTTATTATAAAGGGACACTttatcaaaaatcatttgatgGAATATTCCTACGTTGTCTTGGAGAGGATGAAGCATTGCAAGCAATGGAAGAAACTCACTCCGGGATATGTGGTgctcatcaatttggtcctaaACTACACTTCGCATTAAAAGAATAG